In Amaranthus tricolor cultivar Red isolate AtriRed21 chromosome 5, ASM2621246v1, whole genome shotgun sequence, a genomic segment contains:
- the LOC130812827 gene encoding uncharacterized protein LOC130812827: MPEVDLTSVCACDPKVTCETHAKTNDYNSSLTLEEVIPTILHPDYAPESFFLSKDAEIDRLDRNSFLDCNASGKRCNTSISTNLNPIHISSGSHRYSGNLKSLIALPKSQKQNYAEVKNRRHCRASSVRLFPKRSEQARGKQVVVLSEPGSPKVSCIGRVRSRKDKSRRGKNRKKDSEPDLVRVKSVKGKKYGFWKHVRSIFRFKENKFECKESQCEEEYMMVFKRSFSSKKKREFYLKTKGDCGGSSEMSPVEPPGLEGMKRFASGRKSDAWAGDVEVDGAESEQP, encoded by the coding sequence ATGCCCGAAGTTGATCTCACTTCAGTTTGCGCCTGCGATCCTAAAGTCACTTGCGAAACTCACGCTAAAACCAACGACTATAATAGTTCTCTGACGCTAGAAGAAGTGATTCCGACGATTCTACATCCCGATTACGCCCCTGAATCTTTCTTTCTTTCCAAAGACGCTGAAATTGATAGGCTCGATCGCAACTCTTTTCTTGATTGCAACGCTTCTGGAAAAAGATGTAATACTTCGATTTCAACGAATTTGAACCCGATTCATATCTCTTCCGGATCACATCGTTATTCAGGTAATTTGAAGTCACTAATTGCACTTCCTAAATCTCAGAAACAGAATTATGCTGAAGTTAAGAATCGGAGACATTGTCGGGCTTCGAGTGTACGTCTTTTTCCAAAACGATCCGAACAGGCTAGGGGTAAACAGGTTGTCGTTTTATCTGAACCGGGTTCGCCTAAGGTTTCTTGTATTGGTAGAGTGAGGTCTAGGAAGGATAAGAGTCGGCGAGGGAAGAACCGGAAGAAGGATAGTGAACCGGATTTGGTTCGGGTTAAGAGTGTTAAAGGTAAGAAGTATGGATTCTGGAAACATGTCCGGTCTATTTTCCGGTTTAAAGAGAATAAATTCGAGTGTAAGGAAAGTCAATGTGAAGAGGAATATATGATGGTTTTCAAAAGAAGTTTTAGTTCAAAGAAAAAACGTgagttttatttaaaaactaaGGGTGATTGTGGTGGTTCAAGTGAAATGAGTCCGGTTGAACCTCCCGGTTTAGAAGGAATGAAACGGTTTGCTTCCGGTCGAAAGTCTGATGCCTGGGCCGGGGACGTGGAAGTTGACGGTGCTGAGTCAGAGCAGCCGTAG
- the LOC130812826 gene encoding F-box/kelch-repeat protein At1g57790-like — protein sequence MAGNKRRRIKSLSAAIRDDRMSASVEVKQDIQELPSWSDLPADLLELILSRLTLRENILLSSVCKRWHSVAVSVRLVNQPPWIMYFPKYGDLYEFYDPLGRTTYSIELPQLDGSRVCYTKGGWLLLYKPQAHLLFFFNPFSRELIELPRFEISCQIVAFSCDPTSPSCIVFTVKHVSPTVVAISTCHPGATVWTTANYQNRLPFVSSIWNKLVFCDGQFYCLSLTGWVGVFDPKELTWNVLVVPPPRCPENFFTKNWWKGKFLAEHDGDILVIYTCCSDYPIIFKLDQTNMVWEEVKTLDGITLFASFLSSHSRTDLPGIMRNSVYFSKVRFYGKRCVSYSLRDCRYYPRKQFHDWGEQDPFESIWIDPPQDRSMCT from the exons atGGCTGGTAACAAGAGAAGAAGGATCAAATC GTTGTCGGCTGCTATCAGGGATGACAGAATGTCAGCTTCTGTTGAGGTGAAGCAAGATATTCAAGAGCTTCCATCCTGGTCTGATCTTCCTGCAGATCTATTGGAATTGATTCTTTCTCGTTTGACCCTTAGGGAGAATATCCTTCTTTCATCCGTATGCAAGAGATGGCACTCGGTTGCTGTTTCGGTGCGCCTAGTGAATCAGCCCCCTTGGATTATGTATTTTCCTAAATATGGTGATCTGTATGAATTTTATGACCCTCTAGGGCGTACGACTTATTCGATTGAATTACCGCAGTTAGATGGATCTAGAGTGTGTTACACAAAAGGCGGTTGGCTACTGTTATACAAACCTCAAGCTCACCTGCTTTTCTTCTTTAATCCATTCTCTAGGGAGTTAATCGAGTTGCCTAGATTTGAAATCAGTTGCCAAATAGTTGCGTTTTCTTGTGACCCGACATCTCCTAGTTGCATAGTCTTTACAGTGAAGCACGTTAGCCCTACAGTTGTTGCTATTAGTACTTGTCATCCCGGAGCAACAGTATGGACAACGGCCAATTACCAAAACCGACTGCCTTTCGTTAGTAGTATTTGGAACAAACTGGTTTTTTGTGACGGGCAATTTTATTGTCTTAGCCTAACTGGATGGGTGGGGGTATTTGATCCAAAAGAACTTACCTGGAATGTACTAGTGGTGCCTCCTCCTAGATGCCCGGAGAACTTTTTTACGAAAAACTGGTGGAAAGGGAAGTTCCTGGCGGAACATGATGGAGACATCCTGGTAATATATACCTGCTGTAGTGATTACCCCATAATATTTAAACTAGACCAGACAAATATGGTATGGGAAGAAGTAAAAACATTAGATGGGATTACTCTTTTTGCCAGTTTTCTTTCATCACATTCTAGAACGGATCTTCCAGGAATCATGAGGAACAGTGTTTATTTTTCCAAGGTTCGTTTCTATGGAAAACGATGTGTATCGTATTCCCTCAGAGATTGTAGATACTATCCTCGCAAGCAATTCCATGATTGGGGAGAGCAGGATCCTTTTGAGAGCATTTGGATCGATCCCCCCCAAGATCGTTCTATGTGTACATGA